A stretch of Cyanobacterium sp. HL-69 DNA encodes these proteins:
- the msrB-2 gene encoding peptide-methionine (R)-S-oxide reductase, whose translation MNRKTFFGLSIGAIFQASFAPTFLMALIKPQPKSESNGKDKIALSDAQWQEKLTPDQYHILREEGTERPFSSKLNDEKREGTFVCAGCDLPLFKSSMKYDSGTGWPSFYDTIALNVETKTDFKLIIPRTEYHCRRCGGHQGHVFNDGPAPTGKRYCNNGLALNFVPET comes from the coding sequence ATGAATCGTAAAACATTTTTTGGTTTAAGCATAGGTGCAATTTTCCAGGCAAGTTTTGCACCCACATTCTTGATGGCATTAATAAAACCTCAACCAAAATCAGAAAGTAATGGTAAAGATAAAATTGCCCTTTCTGATGCTCAATGGCAAGAAAAATTAACCCCTGATCAATATCATATATTAAGGGAAGAAGGTACAGAAAGACCTTTTTCTAGTAAGTTAAATGATGAAAAACGTGAAGGTACTTTTGTTTGTGCTGGATGTGATTTACCCCTATTTAAGTCCAGTATGAAATATGATAGTGGTACTGGTTGGCCTAGTTTTTATGATACGATCGCCCTTAACGTTGAAACTAAAACAGACTTTAAACTAATCATACCCCGTACTGAGTACCATTGCCGAAGATGTGGTGGTCATCAAGGTCATGTTTTTAATGACGGCCCTGCACCCACTGGGAAACGTTACTGTAACAATGGTTTAGCCCTTAATTTTGTACCTGAAACTTAA
- the acs gene encoding acetyl-CoA synthetase Acs, whose translation MSQPTIESILKEKRTFKPSAEFASKATIDSWEKYQELYQKASENPSEFWGELAESELDWFEKWDQVLDWSNPPFAKWFVNGKINISHNCLDRHLTTWRRNKAAIIWEGEPGDSRTLTYAQLHREVCQMANVIKQLGVKKGDRVAIYMPMIPESAIAMLACARIGAVHSVVFGGFSAEALRDRLNAAEAKLVITADGGFRKDKTIALKPQVDLALEDNKAPSVDNVLVVERTKEKVHMEAGRDHWWHDLQAGVSAHCPAEPMDSEDMLFVLYTSGSTGKPKGVVHTTGGYNLYAHITSKWIFDLKDDDVYWCTADVGWITGHSYIVYGPLSNGATTVMYEGVPRPSNLGCFWDVVEKYGVNIFYTAPTAIRAFIKMGEHHPNARDLSSLRLLGTVGEPINPEAWMWYHKVIGKEKCPIVDTWWQTETGGVMITALPGATPTKPGSATHPFPGIMADIVDLDGNPVADNQGGYLVVKHPWPGMMRTVYGDPDRFRNTYWEHIAPKDGNYLYFAGDGARRDEDGYFWVMGRVDDVINVSGHRLGTMEVESALVSHPAVAEAAVVGKPDEVKGEDICAFVTLEGGFEPNDDLANQLKAHVVQEIGAIARPAEIRFTEGMPKTRSGKIMRRLLRSLASGQEIAGDTSTLEDRSVLDKLREGA comes from the coding sequence ATGTCACAACCTACTATAGAATCAATCCTAAAGGAAAAAAGAACTTTTAAACCCTCTGCGGAGTTTGCTAGTAAGGCAACTATCGATAGTTGGGAAAAATATCAAGAGTTATATCAAAAAGCCTCGGAAAATCCCTCCGAGTTTTGGGGAGAGTTAGCAGAATCAGAATTAGATTGGTTTGAAAAATGGGATCAGGTACTAGATTGGAGTAACCCCCCTTTTGCCAAATGGTTTGTTAACGGTAAAATTAATATTTCCCACAATTGTTTAGATCGTCATCTCACCACTTGGAGACGTAATAAGGCCGCTATTATTTGGGAAGGGGAACCGGGGGATAGTCGCACCCTTACCTATGCTCAGTTACACCGTGAGGTGTGCCAGATGGCTAATGTGATTAAGCAGTTGGGGGTTAAAAAAGGTGATCGGGTAGCTATTTATATGCCGATGATTCCCGAAAGTGCGATCGCCATGTTGGCCTGTGCCAGAATTGGGGCAGTACATAGCGTCGTATTTGGGGGATTTAGTGCCGAAGCCCTACGGGATAGACTCAATGCCGCTGAGGCAAAATTAGTCATTACCGCCGATGGTGGTTTCCGTAAAGATAAAACCATCGCCCTCAAACCACAGGTTGATTTAGCCCTCGAAGACAACAAAGCACCCAGTGTGGATAATGTTTTAGTGGTAGAGCGCACCAAAGAAAAAGTCCATATGGAAGCAGGGCGCGATCATTGGTGGCATGACTTACAGGCAGGGGTTAGCGCCCATTGTCCCGCCGAACCCATGGACAGTGAAGATATGTTATTTGTTCTCTATACCAGCGGCAGCACGGGCAAACCCAAAGGGGTAGTCCACACCACGGGGGGATATAACCTTTATGCTCATATTACCAGCAAATGGATTTTTGACCTCAAGGATGATGATGTTTACTGGTGTACCGCTGATGTGGGCTGGATTACGGGGCATAGTTACATCGTTTATGGGCCTCTTTCCAACGGTGCCACTACGGTAATGTATGAAGGAGTGCCACGCCCTTCTAATTTAGGCTGTTTCTGGGATGTGGTGGAAAAATATGGGGTAAATATCTTTTATACGGCTCCCACGGCTATCCGTGCCTTTATAAAAATGGGGGAACACCATCCCAACGCCCGTGATTTATCTTCCCTGAGACTTCTTGGCACCGTAGGCGAACCCATTAACCCTGAAGCATGGATGTGGTATCACAAGGTAATTGGGAAGGAAAAATGCCCTATAGTCGATACTTGGTGGCAAACGGAAACAGGGGGGGTGATGATTACAGCCTTACCAGGGGCGACTCCAACCAAACCAGGTTCGGCTACCCATCCCTTTCCTGGCATTATGGCGGATATTGTGGATTTAGATGGTAATCCCGTGGCGGATAATCAAGGGGGTTATTTGGTGGTGAAACATCCTTGGCCTGGAATGATGAGGACGGTATATGGTGATCCAGATCGCTTCCGCAATACCTACTGGGAGCATATTGCCCCTAAAGATGGTAATTACCTCTATTTTGCTGGGGATGGAGCGAGAAGGGATGAAGATGGCTATTTTTGGGTAATGGGTCGTGTGGATGATGTGATTAATGTTTCGGGTCATCGTCTTGGTACTATGGAGGTAGAATCTGCCCTAGTGTCCCATCCTGCAGTAGCTGAGGCTGCGGTGGTTGGTAAACCTGATGAGGTTAAGGGTGAGGATATATGCGCTTTTGTTACCCTTGAGGGTGGTTTTGAACCCAATGATGATTTGGCTAATCAGCTTAAAGCCCATGTAGTACAGGAAATCGGTGCGATCGCCCGTCCTGCAGAAATCAGATTTACTGAGGGAATGCCCAAAACCAGATCTGGTAAAATCATGCGTCGCCTTTTACGTAGTCTTGCTTCTGGACAAGAGATTGCAGGGGATACCTCTACTTTAGAAGATCGTAGCGTCTTAGATAAACTCAGAGAGGGAGCATAA
- a CDS encoding Inner membrane protein YqiK: MNNFWLNFIQQLPTINVDQLENNTQSLPIQQRNLNETTATIPINSTPVMGQLNIGNITFFGGLIAALVVLGVIAIWGYTRVYTITPNNEAFVRTGGIFTKDKKVILNGGCMVIPGFHELTRVPLREISIDVVRQGNLAVRTRDYLRANMRVTFYVCISADKDSVLTAAQRLSKQGKISEIDIKDALEKRADDAIRAAAKKKSIAEIDSDKLGFAEEVLNLIQQDLRKVGLTLNNIAISEIEESDTYDENNYFDAQGVRLRTETIQKSIKQKLDVELEMSREKSEIELDTRVAIEQQELAAEKQSLSIGKEKEEAKLTKMKEIEFLKAQREREVQESRDQEQAKVERNKILQQQAIEEERIKQQLAVQQSQIQANITLEEQNKKFRVAQTLQEQEAEVAQIDRQRTVEATRLFAQIAIAEAEQESQIAQQQASIAIAHKEKERFAAEAQRAEAEEGVKTAREVENAERQKQLSLIVAEREAAEKRITDQNVVEIDVFRRRRQAEIARQAAELEAESIRTLADAQKYKLIAEAEGKKALINAENSLSDANRTAEIIKFIFPEIAPQLPELLKAIAPQPGILGDARIYSFPGANNGNGNGQNNGNDINKLLFSTSGLSLINTLMDEGKLGSLLGQIKGLLNTNNGTQNDYTQADFNPENKTMEALEDSPELTQNNDVQESSTMEENEDMDFSLWVEDEDSAMGK, encoded by the coding sequence ATGAACAACTTTTGGCTTAATTTTATCCAACAATTACCCACCATTAATGTCGATCAATTAGAAAATAACACTCAATCTCTACCAATTCAACAGAGAAATTTGAACGAAACCACCGCCACAATACCTATTAATAGTACCCCTGTTATGGGGCAATTAAACATAGGAAATATTACCTTTTTTGGGGGCTTAATTGCGGCTTTAGTCGTCTTGGGTGTAATTGCCATTTGGGGTTACACCAGAGTTTATACCATCACTCCTAACAATGAAGCCTTCGTGCGCACAGGGGGTATTTTCACCAAGGATAAAAAAGTTATCCTTAACGGTGGTTGTATGGTTATCCCCGGATTCCACGAGTTAACCAGAGTGCCATTACGGGAGATTTCCATTGATGTGGTGAGACAGGGTAACTTGGCAGTGCGCACCCGAGACTATTTACGGGCAAATATGCGGGTTACTTTCTATGTGTGCATTAGTGCCGATAAAGATTCCGTATTGACAGCAGCCCAACGATTATCAAAACAGGGTAAAATCTCGGAAATTGATATAAAAGATGCCCTTGAAAAACGGGCGGATGATGCCATTCGGGCGGCGGCGAAAAAGAAGAGTATTGCCGAAATTGACTCGGATAAACTCGGTTTTGCGGAGGAGGTTTTAAACCTGATTCAGCAGGATTTACGGAAGGTGGGTTTAACCCTCAATAACATTGCTATCTCGGAAATTGAGGAAAGCGATACCTATGATGAAAATAACTATTTTGATGCTCAAGGAGTGAGGTTACGTACTGAAACCATCCAAAAATCCATTAAGCAAAAATTGGATGTGGAATTGGAAATGAGTCGGGAAAAGAGCGAAATTGAGTTAGATACAAGGGTAGCTATCGAGCAACAGGAATTGGCGGCGGAGAAACAAAGTTTATCTATCGGCAAGGAGAAAGAGGAGGCGAAATTAACCAAGATGAAGGAGATTGAATTTCTCAAAGCCCAACGGGAGAGGGAAGTTCAAGAATCACGGGATCAAGAACAAGCGAAGGTTGAGCGTAATAAGATTTTACAACAACAGGCCATTGAGGAGGAAAGAATTAAGCAACAGTTGGCGGTACAACAAAGTCAAATCCAAGCTAACATAACTCTAGAGGAGCAAAATAAAAAGTTCCGTGTGGCTCAGACTTTGCAAGAGCAAGAAGCGGAAGTGGCTCAAATTGACCGTCAGCGCACCGTAGAAGCCACCAGGTTATTCGCTCAAATTGCTATTGCTGAAGCCGAGCAAGAGTCACAAATTGCCCAACAACAAGCCTCCATTGCCATCGCCCATAAGGAAAAAGAAAGATTTGCCGCCGAAGCCCAAAGGGCAGAAGCAGAGGAAGGGGTTAAAACCGCCCGAGAGGTAGAAAATGCCGAAAGACAAAAACAACTATCCTTAATTGTGGCAGAAAGGGAAGCGGCTGAAAAACGTATTACTGATCAAAACGTGGTGGAAATTGATGTTTTCCGTCGTCGTCGTCAAGCCGAAATTGCCCGTCAGGCAGCAGAATTAGAAGCCGAATCTATCCGTACCCTAGCGGATGCTCAGAAGTATAAATTGATAGCTGAAGCCGAAGGTAAAAAAGCTCTCATTAATGCAGAAAATAGTCTCAGTGACGCAAACCGCACAGCGGAGATCATAAAATTCATTTTCCCCGAAATAGCCCCCCAATTGCCCGAATTGTTAAAGGCGATCGCCCCTCAACCTGGCATTTTAGGAGATGCCCGTATCTATTCCTTCCCCGGCGCCAATAATGGTAACGGTAATGGGCAAAACAACGGAAATGACATCAATAAATTACTGTTTTCCACCAGTGGTTTATCCTTGATAAATACCCTCATGGATGAAGGAAAATTAGGCAGTTTATTAGGGCAAATAAAAGGCTTGTTAAATACTAATAATGGTACCCAGAATGATTACACTCAAGCTGATTTTAACCCAGAAAATAAAACCATGGAAGCCCTCGAAGACTCTCCAGAATTAACTCAAAATAATGATGTTCAAGAATCTTCTACGATGGAAGAAAATGAAGACATGGACTTTTCCCTTTGGGTAGAGGATGAAGATAGCGCCATGGGTAAGTAA
- a CDS encoding Nucleoside-diphosphate-sugar pyrophosphorylase involved in lipopolysaccharide biosynthesis/translati encodes MNICFEATEGVRLKVEQKSTPLQHYLRQPQRLVKAIADEKLMTPLANDCYKLRMHPLNFLDIYHFQPIVVLKVWAGASGRVYVNSESCEIKGIEYINRRFFLYLKGNLTPEEVGGNVYLTGKVDLQVKVDLPPPLWLTPQSLLRSTGNGLLRGVLMRIKQRLMSQLVQDYYSFVAENSGETGKDGYGLTDVLPQT; translated from the coding sequence ATGAATATTTGTTTTGAGGCAACAGAGGGAGTTAGGTTAAAAGTAGAGCAAAAATCGACTCCTCTTCAGCATTATCTAAGGCAACCGCAACGACTTGTCAAGGCCATTGCCGATGAAAAATTAATGACTCCCTTAGCCAATGATTGCTATAAGTTGAGAATGCACCCCCTTAATTTTTTAGATATTTATCATTTTCAACCCATAGTAGTGTTAAAAGTGTGGGCAGGGGCTTCTGGACGAGTCTATGTAAATTCTGAATCCTGCGAAATTAAAGGCATCGAATATATTAACCGTCGTTTTTTTTTATACCTAAAAGGAAACCTAACCCCTGAAGAAGTGGGTGGAAATGTTTACCTAACAGGTAAAGTAGATTTACAAGTAAAGGTAGATTTACCCCCTCCACTATGGTTAACTCCCCAATCATTGCTAAGAAGCACGGGAAATGGGTTATTAAGGGGTGTTTTAATGCGTATTAAACAAAGATTGATGTCTCAGTTGGTGCAAGACTATTACAGTTTTGTAGCGGAGAATTCTGGTGAAACAGGAAAAGATGGTTATGGTTTAACGGATGTCTTACCTCAAACATAA
- the msrA gene encoding peptide-methionine (S)-S-oxide reductase gives MKKLLLIILLCWFTLAPIAQADNIAKATFAGGCFWCMEEPFDELDGVISTTSGYTGGNVANPNYKQVSAGRTGHAESVEIEYNADKVSYEQLLDVFWHNIDPTVRNKQFCDVGNQYRSAVFYHDEQQKALAQTSKEKVAQELDTNIYTEITASSEFYPAEDYHQNYYQTSTLLYKFYRSRCGRDRRLNEIWGE, from the coding sequence ATGAAAAAGCTATTATTAATCATTCTCCTCTGCTGGTTTACTCTCGCCCCCATAGCCCAAGCCGACAACATTGCCAAAGCAACTTTTGCAGGGGGATGTTTTTGGTGTATGGAAGAGCCTTTTGACGAACTCGACGGAGTTATCTCCACCACTTCTGGTTATACTGGAGGGAATGTTGCTAACCCCAACTACAAACAAGTTAGCGCAGGTAGGACAGGACACGCCGAATCCGTAGAAATAGAGTACAATGCCGACAAGGTCAGTTATGAGCAACTATTGGATGTATTTTGGCATAACATTGACCCCACCGTTAGAAATAAACAGTTTTGTGATGTCGGTAATCAATATCGTAGTGCGGTGTTTTACCATGATGAGCAGCAAAAAGCCCTTGCCCAGACTTCTAAGGAAAAGGTTGCCCAAGAATTAGATACTAATATCTATACCGAAATAACTGCTTCTAGTGAGTTTTATCCTGCAGAAGATTATCACCAAAATTATTACCAGACTAGTACCCTCCTTTACAAATTTTATCGTAGTCGGTGTGGGCGCGATCGGCGTTTAAATGAAATTTGGGGAGAATAA
- the sufS gene encoding cysteine desulfurase SufS, which yields MTVTQVSAIDPNIKKDFPILDQEINGHPLIYFDNAATSQKPTAVINALRNYYELNNANVHRGAHSLSGRATDDYEGARDKVAKFINARSRNEIVYTRNASEAINVVAYTWGLTNLKEGDEIILSVMEHHSNIVPWQIIAQKTGAKIRFVELTDTEEFNLQQYKTFLNEKTKLVSIVHVSNTLGCINPVEEIIDLAHKQGAKVLIDACQSLPHLPIDVQAMDCDWLVGSGHKMCATTGIGFLYGKEELLLEMPPFLGGGEMIGEVYLDHFTCGELPHKFEAGTPAIGEAIALGAAVDYLTNIGMDKIHAYEEELTAYLFERLNKIPNLKIYGNQPTPEGKGRACLAAFNVQGIHASDLATLLDNEGVAIRSGHHCTQPLHRYLEISGSARASLYFYNTFEEIDVFIKALQETIDFFTQMM from the coding sequence ATGACAGTAACTCAAGTAAGTGCGATCGATCCCAACATAAAAAAAGATTTTCCCATCCTTGACCAAGAAATCAACGGGCATCCCCTAATTTACTTCGATAACGCCGCCACATCTCAAAAACCCACCGCCGTTATCAACGCCCTCAGAAACTACTATGAGTTAAACAATGCCAACGTCCATAGAGGCGCCCATAGTCTTAGCGGAAGAGCAACCGATGATTACGAAGGGGCAAGGGATAAAGTAGCAAAATTCATTAACGCCCGTAGTCGGAACGAAATCGTCTATACCCGTAACGCCAGTGAAGCCATTAATGTGGTTGCCTATACCTGGGGTTTAACCAACCTCAAAGAAGGTGACGAAATTATCTTGAGCGTCATGGAACACCATAGTAACATAGTTCCTTGGCAAATTATCGCCCAAAAAACAGGGGCAAAAATCCGTTTTGTCGAACTTACCGACACCGAAGAATTTAACCTTCAACAATATAAAACCTTCCTCAACGAAAAAACCAAATTAGTATCCATCGTCCATGTTTCCAATACCCTCGGTTGCATCAACCCCGTAGAAGAAATCATTGATTTAGCCCATAAGCAGGGGGCAAAAGTATTAATTGATGCCTGTCAGAGTCTTCCCCATCTCCCCATCGATGTCCAAGCCATGGATTGTGATTGGTTAGTAGGCTCAGGACATAAAATGTGTGCTACCACAGGGATAGGATTTTTATACGGTAAGGAAGAATTATTATTAGAAATGCCCCCTTTCCTTGGGGGAGGAGAAATGATTGGGGAGGTATATCTTGACCATTTTACCTGCGGTGAATTACCCCACAAATTTGAAGCAGGTACCCCTGCCATCGGTGAAGCCATTGCCCTCGGTGCGGCGGTGGATTATTTAACGAATATTGGCATGGATAAAATTCACGCCTATGAGGAGGAATTAACGGCTTATTTATTTGAGAGGTTAAACAAAATTCCTAACCTAAAAATTTACGGCAATCAACCCACCCCAGAGGGTAAAGGAAGGGCTTGTTTAGCTGCTTTTAATGTTCAGGGTATCCATGCTAGTGATTTGGCTACACTCCTTGATAATGAAGGGGTTGCCATTCGTTCTGGGCATCATTGCACCCAACCTTTACACCGATATTTAGAAATTTCTGGTAGTGCGAGGGCTAGTCTTTATTTTTACAATACTTTTGAGGAAATAGATGTGTTTATTAAAGCTCTTCAAGAAACCATTGATTTTTTTACACAAATGATGTAA
- a CDS encoding Carbohydrate kinase, FGGY family, with product MADNFYLGFDFGTSGVRAIALDQNYQCSDIIKVPCQNYDHFSQWREIFEEVFSQLPLNIKQNLRAIAVSGTSSTVLLCDKEGKPLTNALWYNDSRGKNVLPQLQEFVPENNLTLSATSSLAKLYWWYQQPIFNQAHYFLHQADYLGFLLHGKLGISDYHNALKLGYDVENLTYPSWLKNKPFYHLLPTIKHPGETVAPIMANISKKFNINAQCVIKTGTTDSIAAFLASGVKNTGEGVTSLGSTLVLKLLSDKKIDDSRYGIYSHRLGNLWLTGGASNTGGAVLKHFFSPQQLQELTNNINPNNLLNYHYYPLINKGDRFPINNPELSPKLEPKPDTSLLFLQGILEGIADIEQQGYQLLQQLGANPLTKVYTAGGGAINEPWRQIRELKLNVPVAKSPHTEACYGVALLAKGEK from the coding sequence ATGGCAGATAATTTTTATTTAGGTTTTGATTTTGGTACTTCGGGGGTAAGGGCGATCGCCCTTGATCAAAATTATCAATGTAGTGATATTATCAAAGTACCATGCCAAAACTATGACCATTTTTCCCAGTGGCGAGAAATTTTTGAAGAGGTTTTTTCTCAACTCCCCCTCAATATAAAACAAAATTTAAGGGCGATCGCAGTTTCTGGCACATCCAGCACTGTTTTATTATGCGACAAAGAAGGAAAACCCCTCACCAATGCCCTTTGGTATAACGATAGTCGAGGAAAAAATGTACTCCCTCAACTGCAAGAATTTGTCCCCGAGAATAATCTTACCCTCAGTGCTACTTCTAGCCTTGCCAAACTTTATTGGTGGTATCAACAACCTATTTTTAACCAAGCCCATTATTTTCTCCATCAAGCAGATTATCTCGGTTTTTTGTTACATGGAAAACTAGGTATTAGCGATTATCATAATGCCCTCAAATTAGGTTATGACGTGGAAAATTTAACCTATCCTTCATGGCTAAAAAATAAACCTTTTTACCATCTTTTACCTACCATTAAACACCCAGGGGAAACCGTTGCCCCTATCATGGCAAATATTAGTAAAAAATTTAATATCAATGCCCAATGTGTCATAAAAACAGGCACTACCGATAGTATCGCCGCTTTTTTAGCTAGTGGAGTCAAAAATACGGGGGAGGGGGTAACTTCCTTGGGTTCAACCCTTGTTTTAAAACTTCTTAGTGACAAGAAAATCGATGATAGTCGTTATGGTATCTATAGCCATCGCTTAGGAAATTTGTGGTTAACTGGGGGGGCTTCTAATACGGGCGGTGCGGTTTTAAAACATTTTTTTTCTCCTCAACAGTTACAGGAGTTGACTAATAATATTAACCCTAATAATCTTCTTAATTACCATTATTATCCCTTAATAAATAAGGGCGATCGTTTTCCTATTAATAATCCTGAATTAAGCCCAAAATTAGAACCAAAACCTGATACTTCTCTTCTTTTTTTACAAGGAATTTTAGAAGGGATTGCGGACATTGAACAACAAGGTTATCAATTATTACAACAACTAGGGGCAAATCCTCTCACTAAAGTATATACCGCTGGGGGAGGTGCGATAAATGAACCATGGCGACAGATAAGGGAATTAAAGTTAAATGTACCTGTAGCAAAATCTCCGCACACGGAAGCCTGTTATGGAGTTGCCCTTTTAGCCAAGGGAGAAAAATAA